One Paraburkholderia agricolaris genomic region harbors:
- a CDS encoding indolepyruvate ferredoxin oxidoreductase subunit alpha, with the protein MAERSFKAEVEKLRTPAGEEFRGEGILGVTKALLQSGVSYVAGYQGAPISHLMDVLADANEILEELGVHFESSASEATAAATLAASVNYPLRGAVTFKATVGTNVASDALANLASGGVTGGALIIVGEDYGEGSSIMQERSHAFAMKSQIWLLDPRPNLPSIVHAVEKSFELSEASNTPVMLQMRIRACHVHGRFIASENIRPTFTLKDAIENPVRDVSRIVLPPASFLHEEEKIQRRWPAAIEFIKREKLNEFFGNEHGDIGIVTQGGMYNTLMRALQLLGLADIHGNTDVPLYVMNVAYPLVDDEVRGFCENKRAVLMIEEGQPEFVEQSVSLILRQADIDARLHGKDMLPRAGEYTPVVVMKGLLKFFERYWPRWNGRAALSEGVLAAIAPQRPVSVPVRVAAVSEAADDAVAGQVVAQVAELPAPTPTPVPVPELHPRPPSFCTGCPERPIFTAMKLVERELGPHHVSCDIGCHLFSILPPFNLGATTMGYGLGWAGSAAFNTHETQRRTISMMGDGGFWHNGLTSGVGNAVFNKNNNVLVIVDNGYSAATGGQDILSSRAANAIRATNNPIETAVRGVGVKWVKTITHTYNVAQMRDTLRDALTTPETGPKVIIAQSECMLNRQRRVKPLVKKLASEGKRVVRERFGIDSDTCTGDHSCIRLSGCPSLTVADNPDPLRREPVAAVLNSCVGCGLCGEVSHAAVLCPSFYRAEVISNPSRWDRLSTRVAGAVIGWLQKRVAAREIRYV; encoded by the coding sequence ATGGCTGAAAGATCGTTTAAGGCTGAAGTAGAGAAGCTGCGGACGCCGGCAGGCGAGGAGTTTCGCGGCGAAGGGATTCTGGGCGTCACCAAGGCGCTGCTGCAATCGGGCGTGTCGTACGTGGCGGGTTATCAGGGGGCGCCGATTTCGCATCTGATGGATGTGCTCGCGGACGCCAATGAGATTCTCGAAGAACTCGGCGTGCACTTCGAGAGCAGCGCGAGCGAAGCGACGGCCGCGGCGACGCTCGCGGCCTCCGTCAACTATCCGCTGCGCGGCGCGGTTACGTTCAAGGCGACGGTGGGCACCAATGTCGCCTCCGATGCTCTGGCCAATCTCGCCTCGGGCGGCGTGACCGGCGGCGCGCTGATTATTGTGGGCGAGGATTACGGCGAAGGCTCCAGCATCATGCAGGAACGCTCGCACGCCTTCGCCATGAAGTCGCAGATCTGGTTGCTCGATCCGCGGCCGAACTTGCCTTCGATCGTCCATGCCGTCGAAAAGAGCTTCGAGCTATCCGAAGCGAGCAACACGCCGGTCATGCTGCAGATGCGGATTCGCGCGTGCCATGTGCATGGGCGTTTCATCGCCAGCGAAAATATCCGCCCGACGTTTACGCTCAAGGATGCGATCGAGAACCCGGTGCGCGACGTCAGCCGGATTGTCCTGCCGCCCGCGAGTTTTCTTCACGAAGAGGAAAAAATCCAGCGCCGCTGGCCGGCCGCGATTGAATTCATCAAACGTGAAAAGCTGAACGAGTTCTTCGGCAACGAACACGGCGATATCGGCATTGTCACGCAAGGCGGCATGTACAACACGCTGATGCGCGCGCTTCAACTGCTCGGCCTCGCCGACATTCATGGCAACACCGATGTGCCGCTCTATGTGATGAACGTCGCTTACCCGCTGGTCGACGACGAGGTCCGCGGCTTCTGCGAGAACAAGCGTGCGGTGCTCATGATCGAGGAAGGCCAGCCGGAGTTCGTCGAACAGTCCGTCAGCCTGATTCTCAGGCAGGCGGATATCGACGCGCGGCTGCACGGCAAGGACATGCTGCCGCGCGCCGGCGAATACACGCCGGTTGTGGTGATGAAGGGCCTGCTGAAGTTCTTCGAGCGCTATTGGCCGCGCTGGAACGGCCGGGCGGCGCTGTCCGAGGGCGTGCTTGCGGCCATCGCGCCCCAGCGGCCAGTGTCCGTGCCGGTGCGCGTCGCAGCCGTCAGCGAGGCGGCGGATGATGCGGTGGCAGGGCAGGTGGTGGCACAGGTGGCCGAATTGCCAGCGCCAACGCCAACGCCCGTGCCCGTGCCTGAGTTGCACCCCAGGCCACCGTCGTTCTGCACCGGCTGTCCGGAGCGGCCGATTTTCACCGCGATGAAACTGGTGGAGCGCGAGCTCGGACCACATCATGTGAGTTGCGACATCGGCTGTCATCTGTTCTCGATTCTGCCGCCGTTCAATCTCGGCGCGACCACGATGGGTTACGGACTCGGCTGGGCCGGCTCCGCCGCGTTCAATACCCACGAAACGCAGCGTCGCACGATCAGCATGATGGGCGACGGTGGCTTCTGGCACAACGGGCTGACGAGTGGCGTCGGCAATGCGGTGTTCAACAAGAACAATAACGTGCTGGTGATTGTCGATAACGGCTACTCCGCCGCGACGGGTGGCCAGGACATCCTGTCGTCGCGCGCGGCCAACGCGATCCGCGCGACCAACAATCCGATTGAAACGGCGGTGCGCGGCGTCGGTGTGAAATGGGTCAAGACGATCACGCATACCTATAACGTCGCGCAGATGCGCGATACGTTGCGTGACGCGCTCACCACACCCGAGACCGGGCCGAAGGTCATCATCGCGCAATCCGAATGCATGCTGAACCGGCAGCGCCGCGTCAAGCCGCTGGTGAAGAAGCTGGCGAGCGAGGGCAAGCGGGTCGTGCGCGAGCGCTTTGGCATCGATTCCGATACCTGTACGGGCGATCATTCGTGTATCCGCCTGTCGGGTTGTCCGTCGCTGACGGTGGCGGACAATCCCGATCCGCTGCGGCGCGAACCGGTTGCCGCCGTGCTGAACAGTTGCGTGGGGTGCGGTTTGTGCGGCGAGGTTTCGCACGCGGCGGTGCTGTGCCCATCGTTCTATCGTGCGGAGGTCATCAGCAACCCGAGCCGGTGGGACAGGTTGTCGACGCGCGTGGCGGGCGCCGTCATTGGCTGGTTGCAGAAGCGCGTGGCCGCGCGGGAGATCCGCTATGTCTGA
- a CDS encoding indolepyruvate oxidoreductase subunit beta family protein: MSERPIGIAILAMGGEGGGVLADWIVDLAEHEGYPAQTTSVPGVAQRTGATIYYVEFHPRALDVHDRAHEPVLSLVPTPGDVDIVLASELMEMGRAIQRGLVTRDRTTLIASTHRVYSMTEKTSMSDGRVDPRPFVAQAQKAAKHFVHADFARIAEQNGSVISAALFGALAGANVLPFSREQFEAAIKRAGVGVQSSLNAFAAGFATALAANSDTAQAKDQVPGDAAPERGRQPFDIGSTNHPEIAALDRRIQSEFPAQAADILHRAVRRLADYQDVRYAQAYLDRLKPLRAADDVATYAVRGDDLLLAETARHLALWMSYEDTVRVAELKIRATRFARVRDEVKAAPEQLLHINEFLHPRIEEIADTLPATLGRWLLKPGPLRSMVERMTSRGRVVRTTSLRGFLMLYGVASLRGTRRRSLRYQREQVEIDAWLARTLRYAAHDYALALEIARSQRLVKGYGDTHARGMRNYRKIEAVLPLIARTVAPAARLKALCEAALADEEGVCLDALLDELRRNEGVSNAHAGHESVNVARAPVSSATP, from the coding sequence ATGTCTGAGCGTCCGATTGGTATTGCGATTCTGGCGATGGGCGGCGAAGGCGGTGGCGTGCTCGCCGACTGGATTGTCGATCTCGCTGAGCATGAAGGCTATCCGGCGCAGACTACATCGGTGCCTGGTGTTGCGCAGCGCACCGGCGCGACGATCTACTACGTCGAATTTCATCCCCGCGCGCTCGACGTTCACGACCGCGCGCACGAACCGGTTCTTTCGCTAGTGCCGACACCGGGCGACGTCGACATTGTGCTGGCATCCGAGTTGATGGAAATGGGGCGGGCGATCCAGCGCGGACTCGTCACGCGGGACAGGACCACGCTGATCGCTTCCACTCACCGGGTGTATTCGATGACGGAGAAGACGTCGATGAGCGACGGCCGCGTCGATCCTCGGCCATTTGTCGCGCAGGCGCAGAAAGCGGCGAAGCATTTCGTCCACGCCGATTTCGCGCGAATTGCCGAGCAGAACGGGAGCGTGATCAGCGCGGCTTTGTTCGGTGCATTGGCAGGCGCCAACGTGCTGCCTTTTTCTCGCGAGCAGTTCGAAGCCGCGATCAAACGGGCGGGCGTCGGCGTGCAAAGCAGTCTTAACGCTTTTGCGGCGGGATTCGCAACGGCGTTAGCGGCAAACAGCGATACGGCGCAGGCGAAGGACCAGGTGCCGGGCGATGCCGCGCCGGAACGGGGGCGTCAGCCATTCGATATCGGCTCGACGAACCATCCGGAGATCGCCGCACTTGACCGGCGCATACAAAGCGAATTCCCGGCGCAAGCCGCGGACATTCTGCACCGTGCGGTGCGCCGCCTCGCGGACTATCAGGACGTGAGGTACGCACAGGCGTATCTGGACCGGCTCAAACCGCTGCGCGCGGCGGACGATGTCGCCACCTATGCGGTACGCGGCGACGACTTGCTGCTCGCCGAAACGGCACGGCACCTTGCGCTCTGGATGTCGTATGAAGACACCGTTCGAGTTGCCGAACTGAAAATCCGCGCTACCCGTTTCGCCCGCGTGCGAGACGAGGTCAAAGCCGCACCTGAACAACTGCTGCATATCAACGAATTTCTTCATCCGCGCATCGAGGAAATCGCCGACACACTGCCTGCCACGCTGGGGCGCTGGTTGCTGAAACCGGGCCCATTACGCTCGATGGTTGAGCGCATGACGTCGCGCGGCCGCGTGGTGCGGACCACGTCGTTGCGCGGTTTCCTGATGCTGTATGGGGTGGCCTCGCTGCGCGGCACGCGGCGCCGTTCGTTGCGCTACCAGCGTGAACAGGTGGAAATCGACGCCTGGCTGGCCCGCACGCTGCGCTACGCGGCTCACGACTACGCACTGGCGCTTGAAATTGCACGCAGCCAGCGTCTCGTGAAGGGCTATGGCGACACGCACGCGCGGGGCATGCGTAACTACAGGAAGATCGAAGCCGTCTTACCGCTCATCGCTCGAACCGTTGCGCCGGCTGCGCGTCTGAAAGCGCTCTGCGAAGCCGCGTTGGCCGACGAGGAGGGCGTGTGTCTCGATGCGCTTCTCGATGAACTACGGCGCAACGAGGGCGTATCGAATGCGCACGCTGGACACGAAAGCGTGAACGTGGCGCGTGCCCCCGTGAGTTCCGCCACGCCTTGA
- a CDS encoding cyclase family protein has protein sequence MPTLLNQLAHALEQGSIQVIDLSQSLHHRTPIISLPPQYGQSAPFRMEEISRYDERGPGWYWNNFSCGEHTGTHFDAPVHWVTGKDFPDNTTDAIPVGNFIAPACVIDVSARVKDDSDYLLTIADVQAWEAEHGRIPAGSWVLMRTDWSRRTDPDAFLNAREDGSHTPGPHPDLPEFLARERDVLGWGAEGVGTDAGQAYAFSKPFPCHSTMHGNNKFGLASLVNLDRLPATGAMLITPPLKIVGGSGSPCRVLALVEHGV, from the coding sequence ATGCCGACTCTGCTGAACCAGCTTGCCCACGCGCTAGAACAGGGCTCGATTCAGGTCATCGATCTGAGCCAGAGCCTTCACCACCGTACGCCGATCATCTCGCTGCCACCGCAATATGGGCAAAGCGCGCCGTTTCGCATGGAGGAGATTTCCCGTTACGACGAACGCGGCCCGGGCTGGTACTGGAACAATTTTTCCTGTGGCGAGCATACGGGTACGCACTTCGACGCGCCGGTTCACTGGGTCACGGGCAAGGACTTTCCCGACAATACGACCGATGCGATTCCGGTCGGCAACTTTATCGCGCCCGCCTGCGTGATCGACGTGTCGGCCCGCGTGAAAGACGATAGCGACTATCTGCTGACCATTGCCGACGTGCAGGCATGGGAAGCGGAGCATGGCCGCATTCCCGCGGGTTCGTGGGTGTTGATGCGTACGGACTGGTCGCGGCGCACCGACCCGGACGCGTTCCTGAATGCACGCGAGGACGGCAGTCATACGCCGGGGCCTCATCCCGATCTGCCTGAGTTCCTGGCGCGCGAGCGCGATGTGCTCGGCTGGGGCGCGGAGGGTGTCGGGACTGACGCGGGGCAGGCATACGCGTTCTCGAAGCCGTTCCCGTGTCATTCGACAATGCACGGCAACAACAAATTCGGCCTCGCGAGCCTGGTCAATCTGGACCGATTGCCTGCCACTGGCGCGATGCTGATTACGCCGCCACTCAAGATCGTTGGCGGCTCGGGGAGTCCTTGCCGGGTGCTCGCGCTGGTTGAGCACGGCGTCTGA
- a CDS encoding LysR family transcriptional regulator: MKLQQLQAFVAAAHHGSLRGAARDLDLTQPAVTRTIRELEGALKVELVTRGVRGIELTACGRALLPRAEQLLADMQRTIESVKQVSGELTGKVSIGTMPSVALTFLPKAVTAFRRAMPLVKLHMQEVTVLDAVAQLRSGKIDIAAIRHIPELESDLVQAPLYSTQFVVAMRAGHPLENATRLEQLLDAEWIATGGSDHFSQSVLTSMFTAHGLPVPRRLLHAPSSFAVALGLVSQTDMIGCFTKALATMVTPLGIHVANIEETLPGYDLSIISRRDLLPTPAVAQFVSCLEDAARR; the protein is encoded by the coding sequence ATGAAACTCCAGCAGCTACAGGCATTCGTCGCCGCCGCGCATCACGGAAGCCTGCGAGGCGCAGCGCGCGACCTCGACCTTACGCAGCCCGCGGTGACGCGGACGATCCGCGAACTGGAAGGTGCGTTGAAAGTGGAACTGGTGACGCGCGGTGTACGCGGCATCGAGCTCACCGCCTGCGGCCGTGCGCTGCTGCCACGCGCCGAGCAATTGCTGGCCGACATGCAACGCACCATTGAATCGGTGAAACAGGTGAGCGGCGAACTGACCGGCAAGGTCAGTATCGGAACCATGCCGTCTGTCGCGCTGACGTTCCTGCCGAAGGCGGTGACGGCGTTTCGCCGTGCCATGCCGCTCGTCAAGCTGCATATGCAGGAGGTCACGGTGCTGGACGCAGTGGCGCAACTACGGAGCGGCAAGATCGATATCGCGGCGATTCGCCATATCCCGGAACTCGAGAGCGATCTGGTCCAGGCGCCGCTTTATTCAACGCAGTTCGTCGTTGCGATGCGCGCCGGTCATCCGCTCGAAAACGCAACGCGGCTGGAACAGTTGCTCGACGCGGAGTGGATTGCCACGGGGGGCTCCGATCATTTCTCCCAGAGCGTGCTGACGAGCATGTTCACCGCGCATGGCTTGCCTGTACCCAGGCGATTGCTGCATGCGCCTTCGTCATTTGCGGTGGCGCTCGGGCTCGTTTCGCAGACGGATATGATCGGCTGTTTCACCAAGGCACTGGCGACCATGGTGACGCCGCTCGGAATTCATGTGGCGAACATCGAAGAAACGCTGCCCGGCTACGATCTCAGCATTATTTCGCGGCGCGATTTGCTGCCGACACCTGCGGTTGCGCAGTTCGTGTCGTGTCTGGAGGATGCGGCGCGCAGATAG
- a CDS encoding porin, producing the protein MKKKIILIATLGLPALAVPAFGQSSLSLSGVIDEGLVVTNHANPHGDAAYQFQSGYAQSNIVTLSGTEDLGGGRKVTFVRKTSFDVNNGLSAPARTYIGMSDEKLGTVTLGRQYDSVLDYLAPVTANGNWGGVLLSHPLDNDNTDGSFLVNNAVKYASVELAGFQFGGMYGFSNDTKFANDRLYSFGAQYVHGPLQLAAAYLQADNPGAQNSGATPVGDVNFTAARLRIFGAGINYQIGSATLGFVYSNTHVGKPVSSSWYSYVPGTAQLPGSGPDAFSLLRFQNLEFTGTYQVTPSFFVGAQYVYTLLDANTAVRNMSLKFHTAGLMADYVLSKRTDIYVQGAYEKVAGDKTGTALDYAYITGAGGVSSSSSQIALRAAIRHRF; encoded by the coding sequence ATGAAGAAAAAAATCATTCTGATCGCCACGTTAGGATTGCCAGCACTCGCCGTCCCCGCTTTCGGACAAAGCAGTCTTTCACTGTCGGGCGTCATAGACGAAGGTTTGGTCGTCACCAACCACGCCAATCCGCACGGCGATGCCGCCTATCAGTTTCAGAGCGGCTACGCGCAAAGCAACATCGTCACGCTCAGTGGCACGGAAGATCTCGGTGGCGGACGAAAGGTCACTTTCGTGCGCAAAACCTCGTTCGACGTGAACAATGGCCTATCCGCTCCGGCTCGAACCTATATCGGCATGTCGGATGAAAAGCTGGGTACCGTCACGCTGGGCCGTCAGTACGACTCCGTCCTCGATTATCTTGCCCCCGTGACAGCCAACGGCAACTGGGGCGGCGTGCTGCTTTCGCACCCGCTGGATAACGACAATACGGACGGGTCGTTTCTGGTGAACAACGCCGTCAAGTACGCGAGCGTGGAGCTTGCCGGTTTTCAGTTCGGCGGCATGTACGGTTTCAGCAACGACACGAAATTTGCCAATGACCGTCTGTACAGTTTCGGGGCGCAGTATGTGCACGGCCCGCTGCAGCTTGCCGCTGCCTACCTGCAGGCCGACAATCCCGGCGCGCAAAACAGTGGCGCGACGCCGGTTGGAGACGTGAACTTCACGGCGGCGCGGTTGCGCATCTTCGGCGCCGGCATCAACTATCAGATCGGGTCCGCGACACTCGGCTTCGTCTACTCCAATACTCATGTCGGGAAGCCGGTAAGTTCGAGCTGGTACTCGTATGTGCCGGGCACAGCCCAGTTGCCGGGTAGCGGCCCGGATGCGTTCAGTTTATTGAGGTTTCAGAACCTGGAGTTCACCGGAACCTATCAGGTCACGCCGAGTTTCTTCGTGGGCGCGCAGTACGTCTATACGCTGCTTGACGCCAACACGGCGGTCAGAAACATGAGCCTGAAATTTCATACCGCGGGGCTGATGGCGGATTACGTCCTGTCGAAGCGCACAGACATCTATGTGCAAGGCGCCTATGAAAAGGTCGCGGGCGACAAGACCGGCACCGCACTTGACTACGCCTATATCACCGGGGCCGGCGGGGTGTCGTCGTCCTCGAGTCAGATCGCGTTGCGCGCCGCGATCCGGCACAGATTCTGA